One window of the Bradyrhizobium sp. NP1 genome contains the following:
- a CDS encoding GIY-YIG nuclease family protein, with protein MTYWVYILASKPGGTLYVGVTNDLVRRVHEHREGLAEGFTWRYGVKKLVYFEPHDAIATALQREKNIKHWPREWKIDLIIANNPDWQDLYHEIVR; from the coding sequence ATGACCTACTGGGTGTACATTCTCGCGAGCAAGCCCGGTGGAACGCTCTATGTCGGCGTCACAAACGATCTGGTGCGGCGAGTTCACGAGCACCGGGAAGGCTTGGCCGAGGGTTTCACCTGGCGATATGGCGTCAAAAAGCTCGTTTACTTTGAGCCGCATGATGCCATAGCGACCGCGCTCCAGCGCGAGAAGAACATCAAACATTGGCCACGCGAGTGGAAGATCGACCTGATCATCGCGAACAACCCTGACTGGCAAGATCTGTATCATGAAATTGTCCGCTGA